From Triticum urartu cultivar G1812 chromosome 2, Tu2.1, whole genome shotgun sequence, a single genomic window includes:
- the LOC125536375 gene encoding uncharacterized protein LOC125536375 isoform X1 → MPPHLPCWSSRLLVEAEVSTMRKRMSVADIESSSTGEVAVLEELEDVIFQDYGKEQWSFGFWGNDMHRLTPQFRNSVFVLTSETKRSAAETRFISKLRYL, encoded by the exons ATGCCTCCCCATCTACCGTGCTGGAGTAGCCGCCTCCTGGTTGAG GCTGAGGTGAGCACCATGAGGAAGAGGATGTCAGTGGCTGATATAGAGAGCTCCTCGACCGGGGAAGTTGCAGTTCTGGAGGAACTCGAAGATGTCATTTTTCAG GATTATGGCAAGGAGCAGTGGTCGTTCGGGTTCTGGGGGAACGACATGCACAGGTTAACCCCGCAATTCAGAAATTCAGTCTTCGTATTGACATCCGAGACGAAGAGAAGTGCTGCAGAGACGCGTTTTATTTCAAAGTTACGATACTTATAA
- the LOC125536375 gene encoding uncharacterized protein LOC125536375 isoform X3: MPPHLPCWSSRLLVEAEVSTMRKRMSVADIESSSTGEVAVLEELEDVIFQDYGKEQWSFGFWGNDMHRLLDKVLY; encoded by the exons ATGCCTCCCCATCTACCGTGCTGGAGTAGCCGCCTCCTGGTTGAG GCTGAGGTGAGCACCATGAGGAAGAGGATGTCAGTGGCTGATATAGAGAGCTCCTCGACCGGGGAAGTTGCAGTTCTGGAGGAACTCGAAGATGTCATTTTTCAG GATTATGGCAAGGAGCAGTGGTCGTTCGGGTTCTGGGGGAACGACATGCACAG GTTATTGGATAAAGTTCTGTACTGA
- the LOC125536375 gene encoding uncharacterized protein LOC125536375 isoform X2 has product MPPHLPCWSSRLLVEAEVSTMRKRMSVADIESSSTGEVAVLEELEDVIFQDYGKEQWSFGFWGNDMHSSVGNFRDGPRKKDADGVPCIAT; this is encoded by the exons ATGCCTCCCCATCTACCGTGCTGGAGTAGCCGCCTCCTGGTTGAG GCTGAGGTGAGCACCATGAGGAAGAGGATGTCAGTGGCTGATATAGAGAGCTCCTCGACCGGGGAAGTTGCAGTTCTGGAGGAACTCGAAGATGTCATTTTTCAG GATTATGGCAAGGAGCAGTGGTCGTTCGGGTTCTGGGGGAACGACATGCACAG TTCAGTAGGAAATTTCAGGGATGGACCAAGGAAAAAAGATGCTGATGGAGTGCCCTGTATTGCTACCTGA